A single genomic interval of Zingiber officinale cultivar Zhangliang chromosome 4A, Zo_v1.1, whole genome shotgun sequence harbors:
- the LOC121969353 gene encoding UDP-xylose transporter 3-like, whose translation MGEGAGFQLGTVGALSLSVVSSVSIVICNKALMSSLGFKFATTLTSWHLLVTFCSLHAALWMKLFEHKPFDRKVVIGFGILNGISIGLLNLSLGFNSVGFYQMTKLAIIPCTVFLETAFLAKKFSQRIQFSLSILLLGVGIATITDLQLNLLGSILSLLAIITTCIAQIMTNTIQKKFKVSSTQLLYQSALYQSLTLFVSGPFLDGLLTNQNVFGFNYTTQVLVFIVLSCLISVSVNFSTFLVIGKTSPVTYQVLGHLKTCLVLTFGYVLLHDPFSWRNIFGIFVAIIGMVLYSYFCIIEGQQKAREATAQMLQGKDNESDPLMRAEVGAGVNTDGSAPTSQIWSSNKDLSA comes from the exons ATGGGCGAGGGCGCGGGGTTCCAGTTGGGAACCGTCGGAGCGCTGAGCCTGTCGGTGGTGTCGTCGGTGTCGATAGTGATCTGCAACAAGGCGTTGATGAGCTCTCTCGGATTTAAATTTG CTACAACGTTGACAAGCTGGCATCTACTGGTTACCTTCTGTTCTCTTCATGCGGCATTGTGGATGAAGCTTTTTGAGCACAAACCTTTTGACCGAAAAGTGGTGATAGGTTTCGGAATACTGAATGGAATCTCAATTGGACTATTAAATCTAAGTCTAGGTTTCAACTCTGTAGGTTTTTATCAG ATGACAAAACTAGCAATCATTCCTTGTACTGTCTTCTTGGAGACGGCCTTTTTGGCAAAGAAGTTCAG CCAAAGAATTCAATTCTCACTTTCCATTCTTCTATTGGGTGTTGGAATTGCAACTATAACAGATCTGCAGCTTAACTTACTTGGGTCTATATTGTCTCTTCTGGCTATTATTACAACTTGTATCGCACAAATT ATGACTAACACTATACAAAAAAAGTTCAAGGTCTCCTCAACCCAGCTTTTGTATCAGTCCGCCCTTTACCAATCGCTAACCCTGTTTGTATCTGGTCCTTTTCTTGATGGGCTCCTAACAAACCAGAATGTGTTTGGATTCAATTACACAACTCAAGTTCTT GTTTTCATTGTGCTCTCTTGCCTAATATCAGTCTCTGTCAACTTCAGTACATTTCTTGTAATTGGCAAGACATCACCAGTAACATACCAAGTTTTGGGACATCTCAAAACCTGCCTGGTTTTGACTTTTGGCTATGTCTTACTTCATGATCCATTTAGTTGGAGAAATATCTTTGGAATCTTCGTTGCAATAATTGGGATGGTTTTATATTCTTATTTTTGCATAATTGAAGGTCAGCAAAAAGCTCGGGAAGCAACTGCTCAAATGTTGCAG GGTAAAGATAATGAGTCCGATCCTTTGATGAGAGCTGAAGTCGGAGCCGGTGTAAACACCGACGGCTCTGCTCCCACAAGCCAAATATGGAGCTCCAATAAAGATTTGAGCGCATGA